One region of Leptolyngbya sp. 'hensonii' genomic DNA includes:
- the trpS gene encoding tryptophan--tRNA ligase, which produces MTRQRVLSGVQPTGNPHLGNYLGAIRNWVENQSQYENFFCVVDLHAITVPHDPKILATDTYGIAAIYLACGIDLTHSNIFVQSHVPAHSELTWLLNCITPLNWLQDMVQFKEKAIKQGENVSTGLLDYPVLMAADILLYQADKVPVGEDQKQHLELTRDIAARFNHLYGNKGKQRILKQPDPLIRSEGARVMSLTDGTKKMSKSDPSDQSRINLLDTPEQIQQKIKKCKTDPHRGLVFDDAERPEANNLLTLYMLLSGQSKEAVAIECQDMGWGQFKPLLTETTIAALQPIQEKYHAVMADKGYLESILRQGREQAAAIANDTLLKVKSALGYSIPL; this is translated from the coding sequence ATGACCAGGCAGCGTGTTCTTTCGGGAGTCCAGCCCACGGGCAATCCCCATTTGGGTAATTATCTGGGCGCTATCCGTAACTGGGTGGAAAACCAGAGTCAGTACGAGAATTTCTTCTGTGTAGTGGATCTGCACGCAATTACCGTGCCCCATGATCCCAAAATTCTGGCCACAGACACCTATGGCATTGCCGCCATTTATCTGGCCTGCGGCATTGATCTGACTCACTCCAATATCTTTGTCCAGTCCCATGTCCCAGCCCACAGTGAGCTGACCTGGCTGCTGAACTGTATTACCCCCCTGAACTGGCTCCAGGATATGGTCCAGTTCAAAGAGAAGGCGATCAAACAAGGGGAAAACGTCAGTACGGGGCTGCTGGATTATCCCGTGCTGATGGCAGCGGATATCCTGCTGTACCAGGCGGATAAGGTGCCTGTCGGTGAAGACCAGAAGCAACATCTGGAGCTAACCCGTGACATTGCCGCCCGCTTCAACCATCTGTACGGGAATAAGGGGAAGCAACGGATTTTGAAGCAGCCGGACCCCTTAATTCGGTCTGAAGGAGCCAGGGTGATGAGTCTGACGGATGGGACAAAGAAAATGTCCAAGTCTGACCCTTCGGATCAGAGCCGGATTAATCTGCTAGATACCCCGGAGCAAATTCAGCAGAAGATCAAAAAATGTAAAACCGACCCTCACCGGGGCCTGGTCTTCGATGACGCGGAACGACCCGAGGCCAACAACCTGCTGACCCTCTACATGCTGCTGTCGGGTCAATCTAAGGAAGCAGTGGCGATCGAATGTCAGGATATGGGCTGGGGCCAGTTCAAGCCCTTGCTGACGGAAACCACGATCGCCGCCCTCCAGCCGATTCAGGAGAAATATCACGCAGTCATGGCAGATAAAGGCTATCTGGAGTCCATCCTGCGCCAGGGACGAGAGCAGGCAGCCGCGATCGCTAACGACACCCTACTCAAGGTGAAATCCGCCCTCGGCTACTCGATACCGCTGTAA
- a CDS encoding alpha-amylase family glycosyl hydrolase — protein MVSTPSSLSPKASSGLENASTEFIQSQIDAQKQDTDIDLEFLYTRDIEFRQETIYFIVVDRFFDGDPDNSEGPNPELYDPDGQDWGRYWGGDLQGVIEKLDYLKNMGVTALWLTPLFEQIEDLFVTSAAIHGYWIRDFKRLNPRFIGKDENPSLNATQETRNTTFDRLIAELHKRKMKLVLDIVCNHSSPDVSGHKGELFDDGVKIADFNNDKDNWYHHYGEVTDWENEWQIQNCELAGLATFNENNIQYRNYIKSAIKQWLDRGVDALRVDTVKHMPIWFWQEFNADMQAHRPDVFIFGEWIYNHPADDRSVEFANCSGMTLLDFGLCVAIRGALAQGAEAGFHLVQDILNQDANYGGATELVTFIDNHDMPRFQSLNPDPEMLRVAIALIMTTRGIPCIYYGTEQYLHDDTNGGHDPYNRPMMNAWEQDTEVYRYIRLLSGLRRLNPAVALGSQWQKYVTPDVFCYVRRYGNCACFVALNRGETITLEAVATDLPDGEHTCVLSRRKFTVQDGMIPSLELGRRDAIVLSHVGERVKGQTIVRVQLNGVNTQPGETIVVVGDCPELGNWDITGAYPLEYINSNTWFAEIPFNESAGKLIHYKYAMWREGQSPLRENLVARHWVIASEGTVKWRDTWASEREA, from the coding sequence ATGGTTTCCACCCCATCTTCTTTGTCTCCCAAGGCTTCATCTGGCCTGGAGAATGCATCCACTGAATTCATTCAGTCTCAGATAGACGCTCAAAAACAGGATACGGATATTGACCTGGAGTTTTTGTACACCAGAGATATTGAATTTCGGCAGGAAACGATTTACTTCATTGTCGTCGATCGCTTCTTTGATGGGGATCCAGACAACAGTGAGGGGCCGAACCCGGAACTCTATGACCCCGATGGGCAGGATTGGGGACGCTACTGGGGCGGCGATCTGCAAGGGGTGATTGAAAAGCTGGATTACCTGAAAAATATGGGGGTGACGGCCCTCTGGCTGACCCCCTTATTTGAACAGATTGAGGATCTATTTGTCACCAGTGCAGCCATTCATGGGTACTGGATTCGGGATTTTAAGCGCCTGAATCCCCGGTTCATTGGCAAGGATGAAAATCCTTCCCTGAATGCCACGCAAGAAACCCGTAATACCACTTTCGATCGTCTGATTGCAGAGTTGCACAAGCGCAAGATGAAACTGGTGCTGGATATTGTCTGCAACCACAGTTCGCCGGATGTCAGTGGCCACAAAGGAGAACTCTTTGACGATGGGGTGAAAATTGCCGATTTCAATAATGACAAGGACAACTGGTATCACCACTACGGAGAAGTGACCGACTGGGAGAATGAGTGGCAGATTCAGAACTGTGAACTGGCAGGGCTGGCCACGTTCAATGAAAACAATATCCAATACCGTAACTACATCAAGTCCGCAATCAAACAGTGGCTGGATCGGGGGGTGGATGCTCTGCGCGTTGATACGGTCAAACACATGCCCATCTGGTTCTGGCAGGAGTTTAACGCGGATATGCAGGCCCACCGACCGGATGTCTTCATTTTTGGCGAATGGATTTACAACCATCCCGCTGACGATCGCTCCGTTGAATTTGCCAATTGCTCTGGCATGACGCTGTTGGATTTTGGCCTCTGTGTGGCAATCCGGGGGGCGCTGGCCCAGGGTGCAGAGGCCGGATTTCACCTGGTGCAGGATATTCTCAATCAGGATGCGAACTACGGGGGAGCGACTGAGCTAGTCACCTTCATCGACAACCACGATATGCCCCGGTTCCAGTCGTTGAATCCTGATCCGGAGATGTTGCGGGTGGCGATCGCCTTAATCATGACCACCCGAGGGATTCCCTGTATCTACTACGGTACAGAACAATATCTCCATGACGACACCAATGGGGGCCATGATCCCTACAACCGACCCATGATGAACGCCTGGGAGCAGGATACGGAGGTGTATCGCTATATTCGCTTGCTGTCTGGATTACGGCGATTGAATCCGGCGGTGGCTCTGGGCAGCCAGTGGCAGAAGTACGTCACCCCAGATGTGTTCTGCTATGTGCGGCGCTATGGCAATTGTGCCTGTTTTGTGGCGTTGAATCGGGGAGAGACCATTACCCTGGAGGCAGTTGCCACCGATTTGCCCGATGGAGAACATACCTGTGTGTTGTCCCGGCGCAAATTTACGGTGCAGGATGGCATGATTCCTTCGTTGGAATTGGGCCGACGGGATGCGATCGTCCTTAGCCATGTGGGAGAACGGGTGAAGGGCCAGACGATCGTCCGGGTGCAACTGAATGGGGTCAACACCCAACCGGGAGAGACGATCGTGGTTGTGGGAGACTGCCCGGAACTGGGCAACTGGGACATCACCGGGGCCTATCCCCTGGAGTACATCAACTCCAATACCTGGTTTGCGGAAATTCCCTTCAATGAAAGTGCGGGTAAGCTGATTCACTACAAGTACGCCATGTGGCGGGAAGGGCAATCGCCCCTGCGAGAAAACCTGGTGGCCCGCCATTGGGTGATTGCCAGTGAAGGAACGGTCAAATGGCGGGATACCTGGGCTTCCGAACGGGAAGCATGA
- a CDS encoding diguanylate cyclase: MANKSVGRPVRIPFGIKLGLMIATLAVGIATASVSFFYSATYRLVIRQMTGRLADVGRTGAYLFDDESRAAIVRLKTAIEIESQVTPAAIQQIASGATLDSLPVDVAQRYHRSADFQRLVQILRKIDYASRQQVYPPRKIYPQIFIGKSVDPKRIGTYLLVTTPESPDRRVLKFLASSTPDPQVNYWQGLPIGQLYVSPDPVFRLAFDGQVQVTQDFFTDSFYTSVTAAIPIKDQTGQTIAVLGLDYMAKTEADEIQKLQSACAAFVGISFAISTLLALLLARQLAHPLVQLQAIAQRIRDHDYNFAVHVQSNDELGFLADTLNTMMTDISHYTVTLEAQNRQLEEYSRTLEQKVADRTQELLTANQQLYQLANSDTLTQLANRRRFNEFLAQAWLQAKREKFPISLLLCDVDYFKKYNDAYGHQAGDACLQQIAAVIGQAVERSSDLAARYGGEEFMVVLQNTDLQGAVTVGKRIQSRIYELQIEHRGSLVRPYVTLSMGIVSLCPTGDITTDQFINQADRLLYQAKQEGRDRIKIDWEEETSQKFPA; encoded by the coding sequence ATGGCAAATAAGTCGGTTGGTCGGCCTGTACGCATCCCGTTTGGCATTAAGCTTGGTTTAATGATTGCTACATTGGCAGTCGGGATTGCAACGGCCAGTGTTTCTTTCTTCTACTCTGCAACGTATCGCCTGGTGATTCGCCAGATGACTGGGCGATTGGCGGATGTCGGACGGACGGGTGCCTATTTATTCGATGATGAAAGTCGAGCCGCGATCGTGCGGTTGAAAACTGCCATTGAGATCGAGTCTCAGGTGACGCCAGCAGCCATCCAGCAAATTGCCTCTGGGGCAACTCTGGATAGTTTGCCCGTAGATGTTGCCCAACGCTATCACAGGTCCGCAGATTTTCAGCGCCTTGTGCAAATTTTGCGCAAAATTGATTACGCCAGTCGCCAGCAGGTCTATCCTCCCCGGAAGATCTATCCCCAGATTTTTATTGGGAAATCTGTGGACCCCAAACGAATTGGTACGTATTTGCTGGTGACCACTCCAGAATCTCCCGATCGTCGGGTGTTGAAGTTTCTGGCTTCCTCGACCCCGGACCCCCAGGTAAACTACTGGCAGGGGTTGCCGATCGGTCAGTTGTATGTGTCGCCAGATCCAGTATTTCGATTGGCCTTTGACGGACAGGTCCAGGTGACGCAAGATTTTTTCACGGATAGTTTCTATACCTCTGTCACTGCCGCAATTCCGATTAAGGATCAGACAGGCCAAACGATCGCGGTTTTGGGGCTGGACTATATGGCCAAAACCGAAGCGGATGAGATCCAAAAATTGCAATCTGCTTGCGCTGCTTTTGTCGGAATCAGTTTTGCCATTTCAACTTTGCTGGCTCTCCTGCTGGCCCGTCAACTAGCCCACCCCCTGGTCCAACTCCAGGCGATCGCCCAGCGGATTCGAGACCACGACTATAATTTCGCTGTCCATGTTCAGAGCAATGACGAGTTGGGCTTTCTAGCAGATACTCTGAACACGATGATGACAGATATCAGCCACTATACGGTCACCCTGGAAGCCCAAAATCGCCAATTGGAAGAATATTCCCGCACCCTGGAACAAAAAGTGGCGGACCGCACCCAGGAGTTACTGACAGCGAACCAGCAACTTTACCAGCTAGCCAATTCAGATACTCTGACCCAACTGGCGAACCGGCGTCGATTTAATGAGTTCTTGGCGCAGGCCTGGCTGCAAGCCAAACGGGAAAAATTTCCGATTTCTTTACTGCTTTGCGACGTAGATTATTTCAAAAAATACAATGATGCCTATGGTCATCAGGCTGGTGATGCCTGTTTGCAGCAAATTGCGGCAGTGATTGGCCAGGCCGTTGAGCGATCGTCGGATCTGGCAGCCCGCTATGGGGGCGAAGAATTCATGGTGGTACTGCAGAATACGGATTTACAGGGAGCAGTGACCGTGGGAAAGCGTATCCAGAGCCGGATTTATGAGTTGCAGATTGAACATCGGGGTTCCCTGGTTCGTCCCTACGTCACCCTCAGTATGGGCATTGTGAGTTTGTGTCCAACCGGTGACATCACCACGGATCAGTTCATCAACCAGGCCGATCGCCTCCTTTATCAGGCCAAGCAGGAAGGGCGCGATCGGATCAAAATCGACTGGGAGGAAGAGACCTCCCAGAAATTCCCGGCTTGA
- a CDS encoding B12-binding domain-containing radical SAM protein, which produces MPNSFWSYQETLDLAGLRSTNPPLGLLTVAAMLPSDWEIRFADRNVRCETEDDWAWCDLVIISAMIIQRQDFRELIQKGVFLGKKVAVGGPFPTSVPDFALESGAHYLILDEGECTLPLFLEALERGEPEGIFRSAEKPDVTQTPIARFDLLDLNAYLAITVQFSRGCPFQCEFCDIINLYGRKPRTKTPEQMLAELEVLYQMGWRRYVFVVDDNFIGNKRNAKLFLQALIPWMEEHQYPFILLTEASLNLAEDMELVELMVKAGFTLVFMGIETPDTDSLLGINKVQNTRQSLIDSCHKITRAGLQIMSGFIMGFDNERPGAGQRIQQFIDDTGIPQCQFSLLQALQNTAMWERLKQEGRLTDSLNTFHQGAIMNFVPTRSVEEITEEYIEAFWGIYEPMPYLKRTFRHFMMMNGWRGKTCRPITGKEVGLFFAICWRQGITRSTWFRFWWQLVTIALLKPRLFYDYMTTLGVGEHFFAYRHQVRAQLLQQLVKLKQTKPVPDQPQVEAEATACVTI; this is translated from the coding sequence ATGCCGAATTCGTTTTGGTCCTACCAGGAAACTCTGGACTTGGCAGGGCTGCGGTCTACGAATCCACCACTTGGTTTACTTACAGTGGCGGCGATGCTGCCGTCCGATTGGGAGATTCGCTTCGCCGATCGCAATGTCCGTTGTGAAACAGAGGATGATTGGGCCTGGTGTGATCTGGTTATCATTTCTGCCATGATTATCCAGCGGCAGGATTTTCGAGAACTGATCCAGAAAGGGGTCTTCCTGGGGAAGAAGGTCGCCGTGGGAGGGCCTTTCCCCACATCCGTGCCGGACTTTGCCCTCGAATCGGGGGCCCACTATTTGATCCTAGATGAGGGAGAATGTACCCTGCCTCTGTTTCTGGAAGCCCTGGAACGGGGAGAACCCGAGGGGATCTTCCGATCTGCTGAAAAGCCTGATGTCACCCAGACCCCGATCGCCCGCTTCGACCTGCTGGACTTGAACGCCTACCTGGCCATCACGGTTCAGTTTTCCCGGGGTTGTCCTTTCCAATGTGAGTTCTGTGACATCATCAACCTCTATGGGCGAAAACCCCGCACCAAGACCCCAGAACAGATGCTGGCTGAACTGGAAGTTCTCTATCAGATGGGGTGGCGGCGGTATGTGTTCGTCGTGGATGATAACTTTATTGGCAACAAGCGGAATGCCAAGCTATTTTTGCAGGCCCTGATTCCCTGGATGGAGGAACATCAGTATCCCTTCATTCTGCTCACGGAAGCTTCCCTGAACCTGGCCGAGGATATGGAACTGGTCGAGTTAATGGTCAAGGCCGGTTTCACCCTGGTCTTCATGGGTATTGAAACCCCCGATACCGATAGTCTCCTGGGTATCAATAAAGTTCAGAACACCCGCCAGTCTCTGATTGACTCCTGCCATAAGATTACCCGTGCGGGTCTCCAGATCATGTCTGGCTTCATTATGGGCTTCGACAACGAACGTCCCGGTGCCGGTCAACGCATTCAACAATTCATTGATGACACGGGCATTCCCCAATGCCAGTTCAGTTTGCTACAGGCGTTGCAAAATACGGCCATGTGGGAGCGACTGAAACAGGAGGGTCGGCTGACCGATAGCCTGAACACCTTCCACCAGGGAGCGATCATGAACTTTGTGCCCACCCGATCGGTGGAAGAGATTACTGAGGAATACATTGAAGCTTTCTGGGGGATTTACGAGCCCATGCCTTACCTGAAGCGCACATTCCGCCACTTTATGATGATGAATGGCTGGCGCGGTAAAACCTGCCGTCCGATCACCGGGAAAGAAGTGGGCTTATTCTTTGCCATCTGCTGGCGACAGGGTATCACCCGCTCTACCTGGTTTCGGTTCTGGTGGCAGTTGGTCACGATCGCTCTGCTCAAGCCCCGTCTGTTCTACGACTACATGACCACTCTGGGCGTCGGGGAGCATTTCTTTGCCTATCGGCATCAGGTGCGGGCCCAACTCCTGCAACAACTGGTCAAACTCAAGCAGACCAAGCCAGTGCCGGATCAGCCTCAAGTTGAAGCCGAAGCAACAGCCTGTGTCACGATTTGA
- a CDS encoding YegS/Rv2252/BmrU family lipid kinase, with amino-acid sequence MRRSACLIFNPVAGQRNPEIDLEIIRSILEPAIDLEIHITDPETDVGQLAKTAVEQGAEAILASGGDGTLSAAATPLIGTTIPLGVIPRGTANAFANATGIPTGIEAACQVILAGTTRTLDAARCNGKPMILKMDVGFEAETIEIADREAKNRLGNLAYILAALDQVKNLELFETRIETDDRVITVSAASVSVANAAPPTSILAQGPAQIIFDDGLLDLTILAPENVMHSFAIAYELFSSALAGAPTTRNGIGFLRDRRFLITTDSPQKVHVDGDLIGTTPVEVECIHRGLTVFAPLEAAQPIEHLEGLPDLVIEYKHPEGG; translated from the coding sequence ATGCGACGCTCAGCCTGCTTGATTTTCAATCCCGTTGCGGGGCAACGGAACCCGGAAATCGATCTGGAAATCATCAGGTCAATTCTAGAACCGGCGATCGATCTGGAGATTCACATCACTGATCCCGAAACCGACGTGGGCCAACTGGCCAAGACTGCTGTGGAACAGGGTGCTGAGGCTATTCTGGCCTCCGGTGGGGATGGCACCCTCTCGGCTGCAGCCACCCCTCTGATTGGGACGACAATTCCCCTGGGCGTCATTCCCCGAGGCACCGCCAATGCTTTCGCCAATGCCACCGGCATCCCCACAGGCATAGAGGCAGCCTGCCAGGTGATTTTAGCAGGGACAACCCGCACCCTGGATGCAGCTCGCTGCAACGGCAAGCCGATGATTTTGAAAATGGATGTCGGGTTTGAAGCCGAAACGATCGAGATTGCTGATCGGGAAGCCAAAAACCGACTGGGCAACCTGGCCTATATTCTGGCGGCTCTGGATCAGGTCAAAAATTTAGAGCTATTTGAAACCCGAATTGAGACCGACGATCGAGTGATTACCGTCTCAGCAGCATCCGTCTCCGTTGCCAATGCTGCGCCTCCCACCTCCATTCTGGCTCAGGGACCGGCCCAAATTATTTTTGATGATGGGTTACTCGACCTGACGATTCTGGCACCAGAAAATGTGATGCATTCTTTTGCGATCGCCTACGAATTGTTTAGCTCGGCCCTAGCTGGAGCCCCCACCACCCGCAATGGAATTGGGTTTCTCCGCGATCGGCGGTTTCTCATCACCACAGACTCCCCGCAAAAAGTCCATGTCGATGGGGATTTAATCGGAACCACCCCCGTCGAAGTCGAGTGTATCCACCGGGGTTTGACGGTGTTTGCTCCCCTGGAGGCTGCGCAACCGATCGAGCATTTGGAAGGGCTGCCTGATTTAGTCATTGAATATAAGCATCCAGAAGGGGGATAA